In Luxibacter massiliensis, a single genomic region encodes these proteins:
- a CDS encoding transcription repressor NadR, giving the protein MVSGAERREGIVERIRSSKSPVSGKVLAQAYDVSRQVIVQDIALIRAAGYDIISTNRGYILNAPFAVSRIFKVCHTDEELENELCAIVDLGGRIVNVMVNHRVYGHMEADLHINSRQQVIEFMKDIRNGKSSPLKNITSNYHYHKVEADSEEILDTIEEMLCSKGYLID; this is encoded by the coding sequence ATGGTTTCAGGCGCAGAGCGCAGGGAGGGAATAGTAGAGAGGATTAGAAGCAGTAAATCGCCAGTATCTGGGAAGGTGCTGGCTCAGGCTTATGATGTAAGCAGGCAGGTAATTGTACAGGATATTGCCCTGATCCGGGCAGCAGGCTATGACATTATTTCTACAAACCGGGGGTATATTTTAAATGCACCTTTTGCGGTTTCCAGGATCTTTAAGGTCTGTCATACAGATGAGGAGCTGGAAAATGAGCTTTGTGCCATTGTAGACCTGGGGGGCCGTATAGTGAATGTAATGGTGAATCACCGGGTTTACGGGCATATGGAAGCAGACCTTCATATTAATTCCAGGCAGCAGGTGATAGAATTTATGAAAGATATCCGAAACGGGAAATCCAGTCCCCTTAAAAATATTACATCAAATTATCACTATCATAAGGTGGAAGCAGACAGTGAAGAAATACTGGATACAATTGAAGAGATGCTGTGCAGCAAAGGATATCTTATAGATTAA
- the nadC gene encoding carboxylating nicotinate-nucleotide diphosphorylase — MNNITMDLQADHLILEALKEDISSEDVSTNSVMREFIEGEVDLICKQDGMVAGLDVFKRVFELLDKSIQAQFYCKDGDEVKNGQLMGKLSGDIRVLLSGERVALNYLQRMSGIATYTHSVAELLKGTKTKLLDTRKTTPNMRIFEKYAVRVGGGFNHRYNLSDGILLKDNHISAAGGVKRAVQMAKEYAPFVRKIEVEAESLDMVREAVEAGADIIMLDNMSTEEMQEAIRIIDKRAQTECSGNVTKENISRITAIGVDYVSSGALTHSAPILDISMKNLHVV; from the coding sequence ATGAATAATATTACAATGGATCTACAGGCAGATCACTTAATTCTGGAGGCTCTGAAGGAGGATATTTCCAGCGAGGATGTATCCACAAATTCAGTGATGAGGGAGTTTATAGAAGGAGAAGTTGACTTAATCTGCAAGCAAGATGGAATGGTTGCAGGTTTGGATGTATTTAAAAGAGTATTCGAGTTATTGGATAAAAGTATTCAGGCCCAGTTTTACTGTAAGGATGGCGATGAGGTGAAGAACGGGCAGCTTATGGGAAAGCTGTCAGGGGATATCCGCGTCCTTTTATCTGGCGAGAGAGTCGCCTTGAATTATTTACAGAGAATGAGTGGGATAGCTACTTATACACATTCTGTTGCGGAACTTCTTAAAGGTACGAAAACAAAACTTTTAGATACAAGAAAAACAACCCCTAATATGCGTATTTTTGAAAAATATGCTGTGAGAGTGGGAGGTGGTTTTAACCACAGATATAATTTATCGGACGGAATCCTGCTTAAAGACAATCATATCAGTGCTGCCGGAGGTGTAAAAAGGGCCGTCCAGATGGCCAAGGAATATGCCCCCTTTGTCCGTAAAATCGAGGTTGAGGCAGAAAGCCTTGATATGGTGAGGGAGGCGGTTGAAGCCGGGGCAGACATAATTATGCTGGATAATATGTCAACAGAGGAAATGCAGGAGGCCATCCGCATTATTGATAAGAGGGCGCAGACAGAATGTTCTGGAAATGTGACAAAGGAAAATATATCCAGAATCACAGCGATTGGAGTAGATTATGTATCCAGCGGGGCCCTGACGCATTCGGCTCCGATTTTGGACATTTCAATGAAAAATCTTCATGTAGTTTAG
- the metG gene encoding methionine--tRNA ligase yields MPFVKGYVHKGESIMSEKQKYYITTAIAYTSGKPHIGNTYEIVLADAIARYKRSQGFDVFFQTGTDEHGQKIEQKADEANITPKEFVDNVARQIRGIWDLMDTSYDKFIRTTDVEHEKQVQKIFKKLYDKGDIYKGHYEGMYCTPCESFFTESQLIDGKCPDCGREVQPAKEEAYFFKMSKYADRLIDHINAHPEFIQPVSRKNEMMNNFLLPGLQDLCVSRTSFKWGIPVDFDPKHVVYVWLDALTNYITGIGYDCDGDSTEQFKKNWPADLHLIGKDIIRFHTIYWPIFLMALDLPLPKQIFGHPWLLQGDGKMSKSKGNVLYADELVDFFGVDAVRYFVLHEMPFENDGIISWELMVERMNSDLANTLGNLVNRTVSMTNKYFGGTVSDRGIAEEIDGDLKAVIEGTPKAVEEKMDGLRVADAITEIFNLFKRCNKYIDETMPWALAKEETQKGRLETVLWNLIQGISSGAVLLEPFMPSASKKILEQLGGGHVTAHPEILFQRLDVEEVLKKVEELHPPVQEKDENVIDIEAKPEITFDQFGALQFQVGEIIACEAVPKSKKLLCSKVKVGSQVKQIVSGIKAHYTPEQMVGKKVMVLVNLKPAKLAGVLSEGMLLCAEDEKGNLALMTPEKDMPAGAEIS; encoded by the coding sequence ATCCCTTTTGTAAAAGGCTACGTCCACAAAGGAGAGAGCATTATGTCAGAAAAGCAAAAGTATTACATTACCACAGCAATCGCATATACATCTGGTAAGCCGCATATAGGCAATACGTATGAGATTGTCCTTGCGGATGCGATTGCGCGGTACAAGCGGAGCCAGGGGTTTGATGTGTTTTTTCAGACTGGGACTGATGAGCACGGCCAGAAGATTGAGCAGAAGGCTGATGAGGCAAACATTACGCCGAAGGAATTTGTTGATAATGTGGCCCGTCAGATACGAGGGATTTGGGATCTGATGGATACTTCCTATGACAAGTTTATCCGGACAACGGATGTGGAACATGAGAAACAGGTCCAAAAGATTTTTAAAAAGCTGTATGATAAGGGGGATATTTACAAGGGGCATTATGAGGGGATGTATTGTACGCCCTGTGAGTCTTTTTTTACAGAGTCTCAGTTAATTGATGGGAAATGCCCTGATTGTGGGCGGGAAGTCCAGCCTGCAAAGGAAGAGGCCTATTTCTTTAAAATGAGTAAGTATGCGGACCGCCTGATTGATCATATTAATGCCCATCCCGAATTTATTCAGCCAGTATCCCGAAAAAATGAGATGATGAATAATTTTCTGCTTCCAGGCCTCCAGGATTTATGTGTGTCCAGGACATCTTTCAAGTGGGGCATACCTGTTGATTTCGACCCAAAGCATGTAGTCTATGTATGGCTGGATGCACTTACAAACTATATCACAGGGATTGGATATGACTGCGATGGGGACAGTACAGAGCAGTTTAAAAAGAATTGGCCTGCAGATTTACATTTAATTGGAAAAGATATCATCCGTTTCCATACGATTTACTGGCCTATATTTTTGATGGCTCTGGATCTGCCATTGCCAAAACAGATATTTGGCCATCCATGGCTCTTGCAGGGGGATGGGAAGATGAGTAAGTCAAAGGGGAATGTACTCTATGCGGATGAACTTGTTGACTTCTTTGGAGTAGATGCGGTGCGTTATTTTGTACTCCACGAGATGCCCTTTGAAAATGACGGAATAATTTCTTGGGAGCTAATGGTAGAACGGATGAATTCAGATTTAGCTAACACCCTGGGAAATTTAGTAAACCGTACAGTATCCATGACAAATAAATATTTTGGCGGAACTGTTTCAGACAGGGGGATAGCTGAAGAGATAGATGGAGATTTAAAGGCAGTTATTGAAGGTACTCCAAAGGCAGTTGAGGAAAAAATGGATGGACTGCGGGTGGCAGATGCAATCACGGAGATTTTTAATTTATTTAAAAGGTGTAACAAGTATATTGATGAGACGATGCCGTGGGCCCTTGCAAAGGAGGAAACACAAAAGGGCAGGCTGGAGACTGTGCTGTGGAACCTGATCCAGGGTATTTCAAGCGGTGCCGTGCTCCTTGAACCCTTTATGCCGTCTGCCAGCAAAAAGATTCTGGAGCAGCTTGGGGGAGGCCATGTGACTGCTCATCCAGAAATTCTTTTCCAGAGGCTGGATGTGGAGGAGGTCTTAAAGAAAGTGGAAGAGCTGCATCCTCCTGTGCAGGAAAAGGATGAGAATGTTATTGATATTGAGGCAAAGCCTGAAATAACATTTGACCAGTTTGGCGCCCTGCAGTTCCAGGTAGGGGAAATTATCGCTTGTGAGGCGGTTCCAAAGTCCAAGAAACTGCTTTGTTCTAAGGTAAAAGTAGGAAGTCAGGTTAAGCAGATTGTCTCAGGTATTAAAGCACATTATACGCCGGAGCAGATGGTTGGCAAGAAAGTAATGGTTCTTGTTAATCTAAAGCCGGCAAAACTGGCAGGTGTTTTGTCTGAAGGAATGCTTCTCTGTGCAGAAGATGAAAAAGGAAATCTTGCACTGATGACTCCTGAAAAGGATATGCCGGCAGGGGCAGAAATTAGTTAG
- a CDS encoding ABC transporter permease, translating to MKIMLKTLARRSLAASRPRNLVAVLAIMLTAVLFTSVTTISLGAMDSMTLTMQILKGSKSDGDLRNMTAEQFAALERADFIESYGLRMAVGFLTDTVHHNIEFDVLDETQAELTFCNPSHGTVPQAANEIVASDAALRELGAKPEVGAAVTLRFCAHGQEYVLPMVVSGWYEATNDQISMLWAGIAFRDTYPEIFQNTYVKDRELAGTYASDFIAKSTVGLQDKMNDWVYSVGGEPEDMKADNYLAAVINTTTNQPMSLSVYIMGGIVAALFLLCGYLLIYNVFDIAVMQEIRRYGLYRTIGMSRKQVKKLINRQALWLSCIGIPLGLAIGFFVGKAALPVVMDTMSSEYQNIVVSVEPSPVIFLGAAALTALTVFLSTRKPIRVAANTPPIEAFRYVERAGAGPRARGRFTEARIYRMAWSNLGRNRRRTAFIMLSLMLCIALLNGVGIAAASLDVEKQVNYMIRTDYAVVNAASANGQKGFTSREQSLDPKWMQAISALPGVKDAAPVYKNTAQDTNITYDFGIPLTQETMVNQVSGLPHAATEDYYWFGLGEDGRPVCNVYGMEEISISRMDLREGETDPHALYSKMEDGQGVLLGVQVNRQDMSLADFLDFLDVGDTITVYRDGRPLMELPVLSKAAVNGDDEEIGYTCNGPMSIGGDGLLLYLPSSIYEQLYDTPSVYKYAFDVEETERENVTAYLEDAMAADPDLYYATAESARESAEGTRTMIYFVGILIGSIFGIVGVLNLINSIITTIIARRPEFATMQSIGMTPKQLVQMMTFEGIYYAAGACVLGTVVSILTGLTLVRGLTGSVWYFTFQFTLFPALITCMVLIVISAVIPAVALRLFNKGSIVEQLRIAE from the coding sequence ATGAAAATAATGCTGAAAACTCTCGCCAGGCGGAGTCTTGCCGCCAGCAGGCCCCGGAATCTGGTCGCAGTCTTAGCGATTATGCTGACTGCAGTTCTGTTTACATCTGTAACGACTATTAGCCTGGGCGCCATGGATTCCATGACCCTGACCATGCAGATACTAAAAGGAAGCAAATCTGACGGCGACTTACGCAACATGACAGCTGAACAATTTGCCGCCCTGGAAAGGGCAGATTTTATCGAAAGCTATGGACTGCGGATGGCAGTAGGTTTCCTTACGGATACAGTCCATCATAACATCGAGTTCGATGTGCTAGATGAGACTCAGGCAGAGCTGACATTTTGTAACCCCAGCCATGGAACAGTTCCCCAGGCTGCCAATGAGATTGTCGCTTCTGACGCTGCCCTGCGGGAGTTAGGGGCAAAACCGGAAGTTGGAGCGGCTGTCACTCTGCGCTTTTGTGCACATGGCCAGGAGTATGTCCTTCCTATGGTAGTTTCGGGATGGTATGAAGCTACCAATGACCAGATAAGTATGCTGTGGGCGGGAATTGCTTTCCGTGATACCTATCCGGAAATTTTTCAAAATACTTATGTTAAGGATCGGGAACTGGCGGGTACCTATGCGTCAGATTTTATTGCTAAAAGTACTGTTGGCCTGCAGGACAAAATGAATGACTGGGTATACAGCGTGGGGGGAGAACCAGAGGACATGAAAGCGGACAATTACCTGGCTGCCGTCATTAACACAACTACCAACCAGCCGATGTCTTTGTCCGTATATATTATGGGCGGTATAGTGGCAGCGCTGTTTCTGTTGTGCGGCTACCTGCTCATCTATAATGTCTTTGACATTGCTGTTATGCAGGAAATACGCCGCTATGGACTATACCGCACCATTGGCATGAGCCGGAAGCAAGTAAAAAAGCTCATCAACCGGCAGGCATTATGGCTTTCCTGCATTGGTATCCCCCTGGGATTGGCTATTGGTTTTTTTGTAGGAAAAGCCGCTCTCCCAGTGGTTATGGATACTATGTCCTCCGAATACCAGAACATTGTTGTGAGCGTAGAACCCTCCCCAGTAATTTTCCTGGGAGCAGCGGCATTGACAGCACTGACAGTTTTCCTCTCTACCCGAAAACCAATACGTGTGGCCGCCAATACTCCGCCTATTGAGGCGTTTCGCTATGTGGAAAGGGCAGGAGCAGGGCCCAGGGCGAGGGGCCGCTTTACTGAGGCGAGGATCTACCGTATGGCCTGGTCAAATTTAGGGCGAAACCGCCGCCGCACCGCTTTTATTATGCTGTCATTGATGTTGTGCATTGCGCTTCTCAATGGCGTAGGCATAGCCGCGGCCAGCCTGGATGTGGAGAAACAAGTAAATTACATGATCCGTACTGATTATGCTGTTGTCAATGCGGCGTCAGCCAATGGCCAGAAGGGGTTTACCAGCCGGGAACAGAGCCTTGACCCTAAATGGATGCAAGCCATTTCTGCCCTGCCGGGAGTAAAAGATGCAGCGCCAGTCTATAAGAATACTGCCCAGGATACAAATATTACCTATGATTTTGGCATTCCGCTGACTCAGGAGACAATGGTCAACCAGGTCAGCGGCCTGCCCCACGCAGCTACAGAGGACTATTATTGGTTTGGCTTAGGGGAGGATGGCCGCCCTGTATGCAATGTTTATGGGATGGAGGAAATTTCTATAAGCCGTATGGATTTGCGGGAAGGAGAGACTGACCCCCACGCTTTGTATTCCAAGATGGAGGATGGCCAGGGAGTGCTGCTGGGTGTACAGGTTAACCGGCAGGATATGAGCTTGGCTGATTTTCTGGACTTTTTGGACGTGGGGGATACTATTACTGTTTACCGTGACGGCCGACCTCTGATGGAACTGCCTGTACTCTCCAAGGCTGCCGTGAATGGGGATGACGAAGAAATCGGATACACATGTAACGGCCCCATGAGTATCGGTGGGGACGGCTTGCTCCTCTATCTGCCAAGCAGCATATATGAGCAGCTTTATGACACCCCTTCCGTATATAAATATGCTTTTGACGTGGAAGAGACAGAGCGTGAAAATGTAACCGCCTATTTAGAAGATGCTATGGCTGCCGACCCAGATTTGTACTATGCAACAGCTGAAAGTGCAAGGGAGAGCGCAGAAGGCACCCGCACTATGATTTACTTTGTGGGGATATTGATTGGATCTATCTTTGGCATTGTAGGGGTACTCAACTTAATTAATTCTATCATAACTACTATTATTGCCCGGCGCCCTGAATTTGCCACCATGCAGAGTATTGGCATGACGCCTAAGCAGCTTGTACAAATGATGACTTTTGAGGGTATATACTATGCAGCCGGCGCCTGTGTACTCGGGACCGTAGTCTCTATACTGACCGGACTGACACTGGTGCGGGGACTGACAGGGTCAGTCTGGTATTTTACATTTCAGTTTACCCTGTTTCCCGCCCTCATTACCTGTATGGTTTTGATAGTCATATCTGCCGTTATTCCTGCCGTCGCGCTGCGGCTTTTCAACAAGGGCAGTATTGTGGAGCAGCTTCGTATAGCAGAATAA
- a CDS encoding ABC transporter ATP-binding protein, with the protein MNIVEIRNLKIYFGTSCRLVKALDGIDLEIEKGRFTAIIGASGSGKTTLLNAVGGLYCPTAGTVIVDGTDLSDLSEDQMTIFRRRRIGFVFQGYNLVPELTIQENIVFPLALDNSRPDEAFLAEIISLLGLKKKLNCFPHMLSGGGQQCTAIARALVAKPSIILADEPTGSFDAKTSQNVAGLLKLTAETFHQTLLMITHNLELAQLADRVVRLQDGRIVS; encoded by the coding sequence ATGAATATTGTTGAAATTCGCAATCTTAAAATATATTTTGGCACAAGCTGCCGCTTGGTAAAGGCTTTGGACGGAATTGATTTGGAAATTGAAAAAGGCAGGTTTACTGCTATTATTGGAGCATCTGGCTCCGGAAAAACAACACTTTTAAATGCCGTTGGCGGCCTGTACTGTCCAACTGCGGGGACTGTAATTGTAGACGGCACCGATCTGTCGGACTTGTCAGAGGATCAAATGACTATTTTTAGGCGCAGGAGAATAGGCTTTGTTTTTCAGGGTTATAATTTAGTCCCTGAGCTAACTATACAGGAGAATATAGTATTTCCGCTGGCCTTGGATAATTCCCGCCCAGATGAGGCCTTTTTGGCAGAAATTATTTCCCTCCTGGGACTGAAAAAGAAATTAAATTGCTTTCCGCATATGCTCTCTGGAGGCGGCCAGCAATGTACGGCTATTGCCAGGGCACTGGTTGCCAAACCATCTATTATTTTGGCAGATGAACCTACAGGGAGCTTTGATGCTAAGACAAGCCAAAACGTAGCTGGACTTTTGAAACTGACGGCAGAAACCTTTCACCAGACACTACTCATGATTACCCACAATCTGGAGCTGGCACAACTGGCTGACAGGGTAGTAAGGCTGCAGGATGGGCGCATCGTTTCATAG
- a CDS encoding L-aspartate oxidase has product MEIKTDIVIVGTGVAGLFSALKLPASKKILMITKSDTRSSDSFLAQGGICVLRDEDDYESYFEDTMKAGHYENRQESVHIMIQSSRQIIEDLVACGVAFKKNGEDFAYTREGAHSRPRILYHEDITGKEITGRLLEKAAGLKNVRILEHTTMTDIIERNKNCNGVVARTEDGGTLEIYADYTILASGGIGGNYKHSTNYPHLTGDALRIAQKHGIKTENLNYVQIHPTTLYSKKPGRRFLISESVRGEGAILYNKNGERFVNELLPRDVVTKAIQNQMERDGTDYVWLSMEHISKEIIFNHFPNIYRHCLEEGYDVTKESIPVVPAQHYFMGGIWVDSYSRTSMPGLFAAGETSCNGVHGANRLASNSLLESLVFAKRAALKIGELYQARGDEQETA; this is encoded by the coding sequence ATGGAAATAAAAACAGATATTGTAATTGTCGGCACAGGTGTGGCAGGATTATTTAGTGCTTTAAAACTGCCGGCTAGTAAAAAAATATTAATGATTACTAAGTCTGATACCAGAAGCAGCGATTCTTTTTTGGCTCAGGGAGGTATCTGTGTCCTCAGGGATGAGGATGATTATGAAAGTTATTTTGAAGATACAATGAAGGCCGGACATTATGAAAACAGGCAGGAATCGGTACATATTATGATACAAAGCTCCCGGCAGATTATTGAAGATTTGGTTGCGTGCGGCGTTGCATTTAAGAAAAATGGTGAGGATTTTGCATACACGAGAGAAGGGGCACACTCAAGGCCACGTATTTTATACCACGAAGACATCACTGGAAAGGAAATAACAGGCCGGCTTTTAGAAAAGGCTGCAGGCTTAAAAAATGTAAGAATCCTTGAGCACACGACTATGACAGATATTATTGAGCGTAATAAAAATTGTAATGGAGTTGTAGCAAGAACAGAAGATGGAGGCACATTGGAAATATATGCAGACTATACGATTTTGGCCAGTGGCGGGATAGGGGGAAACTATAAACATTCTACAAATTATCCGCACCTGACTGGAGACGCCCTTAGAATAGCACAAAAGCACGGGATAAAAACGGAGAATCTGAATTATGTGCAGATTCACCCAACTACCCTTTATTCTAAAAAACCCGGCAGAAGATTTCTTATTTCTGAGTCTGTACGTGGGGAGGGGGCAATCTTATATAATAAAAATGGAGAAAGGTTTGTAAATGAACTGCTCCCGCGGGATGTGGTTACAAAAGCCATCCAAAATCAGATGGAAAGGGATGGCACGGATTATGTATGGCTGTCCATGGAACATATTAGCAAGGAAATTATATTCAATCATTTTCCTAATATTTACAGACATTGTTTGGAGGAAGGGTATGATGTGACCAAGGAATCCATACCCGTAGTTCCAGCGCAGCACTATTTCATGGGTGGTATTTGGGTAGATTCCTACAGCAGGACATCTATGCCCGGCTTGTTTGCAGCAGGTGAGACAAGCTGCAATGGCGTGCACGGGGCAAACCGCCTTGCAAGTAACTCACTCCTTGAAAGCCTTGTATTTGCCAAGCGGGCGGCTTTGAAAATAGGAGAGTTGTACCAGGCCCGGGGAGATGAGCAGGAGACAGCATAG
- a CDS encoding response regulator transcription factor: MKLLIVEDDLALSAGLCFELDTCGYLTVAAYNCQKARQLLESDYFELILLDVNLPDGSGFDLCREIKAVRPDQLIIFLTANDLEQDVLKGFDLGAEDYITKPFNTQILKRRIEVTLRRGAAMAKITADGYEDGFLHLDFQRLTAIRNGKKLAITPNEYKLLRLLTASAGSIVTRQILLEKLWDCDANFVDDHTLTVTMARLRAKIEDASHSYIQTVRGMGYIWTGTSI; encoded by the coding sequence ATGAAATTATTGATCGTAGAAGATGATCTCGCACTCAGTGCGGGACTTTGTTTTGAATTGGATACGTGTGGATATTTGACAGTAGCCGCTTATAATTGCCAGAAAGCCAGGCAGCTTTTGGAAAGTGATTATTTTGAGCTGATACTTTTAGACGTAAACCTTCCAGATGGCAGCGGCTTTGATCTGTGCCGGGAGATAAAGGCCGTCCGGCCTGATCAGCTTATAATTTTTTTAACAGCTAATGATTTGGAACAGGATGTTCTGAAAGGTTTTGACCTTGGGGCAGAGGATTATATAACCAAGCCATTTAATACGCAGATCCTGAAACGGCGTATAGAGGTCACTCTGCGCCGGGGAGCGGCCATGGCAAAAATAACTGCCGATGGCTATGAGGATGGCTTTCTGCATTTGGATTTCCAGAGGCTTACGGCCATACGAAACGGTAAAAAACTGGCAATTACCCCCAACGAATATAAATTATTGCGTCTTTTGACTGCTAGTGCGGGGAGTATTGTGACACGTCAGATTTTATTGGAAAAGCTGTGGGACTGCGACGCAAATTTTGTGGATGACCATACCTTGACTGTCACAATGGCCCGGCTGCGGGCAAAAATAGAAGATGCCAGCCATTCTTATATTCAGACTGTCAGAGGCATGGGGTATATCTGGACAGGTACAAGTATATGA
- a CDS encoding sensor histidine kinase yields MKKIRNIVVILAALLFTFGLAWEYIPLWIIRACLLVSGLLVFALALLWDWRQRKLQSDFANDICETVDTLMDGRKLEDYQPYVDSHISRVQGKLLQYYDRMQEGRRQSRQDKETIQELVSDISHQVKTPIANLQMFTGILQQHQLSDEKRADFLNTMEVQIKKLDFLMQSLIKMSRLETGTFVLHMEEASLYNTVAQAVSGIWAKADEKGITIDVSCDSSVTVRHDPKWTAEALGNILDNGVKYTSPGGAIYISVRPWQFYTRIDIGDTGIGIAPQHYNDVFRRFYRSQQVASEEGVGLGLYLARGIIARQKGYISVKSEPGKGSTFSVFLLS; encoded by the coding sequence ATGAAAAAAATTAGAAACATTGTAGTGATTCTGGCTGCGCTTCTTTTCACCTTTGGACTGGCGTGGGAGTATATTCCCCTTTGGATCATCAGGGCCTGCTTACTTGTGTCCGGACTTCTGGTTTTTGCACTTGCGCTTTTATGGGACTGGCGCCAAAGGAAGCTGCAGTCAGATTTTGCTAATGATATTTGTGAGACAGTAGATACACTTATGGACGGACGTAAGTTGGAAGATTATCAGCCTTACGTAGATTCCCATATCTCAAGAGTACAGGGAAAGCTTTTGCAGTATTATGACAGGATGCAGGAGGGGCGTCGCCAAAGCAGGCAGGACAAAGAAACTATCCAGGAACTGGTCAGTGATATATCCCATCAAGTTAAAACTCCTATTGCAAACCTTCAAATGTTTACGGGCATTTTACAGCAGCACCAATTATCTGACGAAAAACGTGCTGACTTTCTAAACACTATGGAAGTACAGATTAAGAAACTAGATTTTCTCATGCAGTCTCTTATTAAAATGTCACGGCTGGAAACGGGGACTTTTGTCCTCCATATGGAAGAGGCCAGCTTGTATAATACCGTTGCACAGGCGGTCAGCGGGATATGGGCAAAGGCAGATGAAAAAGGGATTACTATTGATGTGTCCTGTGACAGCAGCGTAACTGTCAGGCATGATCCAAAATGGACAGCAGAGGCATTGGGAAATATTTTAGATAATGGTGTAAAATACACATCTCCCGGGGGAGCCATATATATCAGTGTCCGGCCCTGGCAATTTTATACGAGGATTGATATAGGGGATACAGGGATTGGAATTGCCCCCCAACATTATAACGATGTGTTTAGGCGGTTCTACCGGTCACAGCAGGTTGCGTCTGAGGAAGGGGTAGGGTTGGGCCTGTATTTGGCCAGGGGTATTATTGCCCGTCAGAAGGGGTATATCAGTGTAAAATCAGAGCCGGGCAAAGGAAGTACATTTTCTGTGTTCCTCTTGTCCTGA
- the nadA gene encoding quinolinate synthase NadA has protein sequence MTIVDRINALKKEKNAVILAHYYVNPEIQEIADYIGDSFYLSKIAVGLKEQVIVFCGVSFMGESAKVLNPGKTVLMPDASADCAMAHMADKCTIKKIRGQYKDLAVVCYINSTAELKELSDVCVTSANAVKIVKALPNKNIFFIPDRNLGHFVASQIPDKNFIYNDGYCPVHQNMQTDEIKYVRGLHPDALVLAHPECPEEILDISDYIGSTSGIIEYAKRSGNQEFIICTESGVRHNLEKECPDKKFYFTETEPVCQDMKLITLEKILYVLETGENEVIVSDKLRENSRKPLERMLALAK, from the coding sequence ATGACGATAGTTGATAGAATTAATGCTCTCAAAAAAGAAAAGAATGCGGTAATCCTGGCCCACTATTACGTGAATCCAGAGATTCAGGAAATCGCTGATTACATAGGGGATTCTTTTTATCTGAGTAAAATTGCAGTTGGCCTTAAGGAACAAGTAATTGTTTTTTGCGGCGTATCCTTTATGGGGGAGAGCGCTAAGGTGCTGAATCCAGGTAAGACTGTTTTGATGCCGGATGCGTCTGCAGACTGCGCGATGGCCCATATGGCGGATAAATGTACAATAAAGAAAATACGCGGCCAGTATAAGGATTTGGCAGTAGTCTGTTACATAAACTCAACAGCGGAGCTGAAGGAATTATCAGATGTTTGCGTAACTTCGGCGAATGCAGTTAAAATTGTAAAGGCGCTGCCCAATAAGAATATATTTTTTATTCCGGATAGGAACCTAGGGCATTTTGTGGCTTCCCAAATACCGGATAAAAATTTTATTTATAATGACGGCTATTGCCCCGTACATCAGAATATGCAGACAGATGAGATTAAATATGTACGCGGCCTGCACCCGGATGCTTTAGTATTGGCCCATCCCGAATGCCCGGAAGAGATTCTTGATATTTCAGATTATATAGGGAGCACATCTGGTATCATTGAGTATGCCAAGCGCAGTGGCAATCAAGAGTTTATTATTTGTACTGAAAGCGGAGTGCGCCATAATTTGGAGAAGGAGTGTCCAGATAAAAAATTTTATTTTACAGAGACAGAGCCAGTCTGCCAGGATATGAAACTGATAACATTAGAAAAGATTCTGTATGTGTTGGAAACAGGAGAAAATGAGGTTATCGTTTCAGATAAGTTAAGAGAAAACTCCAGGAAGCCACTGGAAAGGATGCTTGCATTGGCTAAGTAG